One window from the genome of Spirosoma rhododendri encodes:
- a CDS encoding FtsW/RodA/SpoVE family cell cycle protein, protein MFSFATLFRTYLKGDRQIWWIVFYLSVMSVLVVYSATSTRAFREANGDTESFLFQHGMLLILGLGCMFWAHKANYLVYAQLSRYGLWLSVVLLLWAFFKGTSVNDASRWVTIPFLNRTVQPSDLAKLALISNLAAMLAKRQKYVDDPSVLVNMILWIGAICFLVILTSTSTALMLGATCFLLMYIGRVPVKYLVIMVCVCVFFGGVGLFFGQRFGTASNRIKNFTSSETVGFQVKQSYIALANGGLTGQGPGNSHQRNILPFPFSDFIFAIIIEEYGLLFGGIPVVLAYLWFLWRGIKTIDQTTRPFGGLLAAGLTFSLVIQAFASMCVAIGLAPVTGQPLPLLSMGGTSLVFTGLAFGIVLSVSREQVDERAIVEKK, encoded by the coding sequence CGACCGGCAAATCTGGTGGATCGTCTTTTACCTGTCGGTGATGAGCGTACTCGTCGTTTACAGCGCAACAAGTACGCGGGCATTTCGCGAGGCCAACGGCGATACGGAGTCGTTTCTGTTTCAGCATGGCATGTTGCTGATTCTGGGGTTAGGCTGCATGTTCTGGGCGCACAAAGCCAACTATCTGGTTTATGCCCAGCTGTCGCGCTACGGCCTGTGGTTGTCGGTTGTGCTGTTGCTATGGGCGTTTTTCAAAGGAACCAGTGTCAACGACGCGTCGCGCTGGGTAACGATTCCGTTTCTGAACCGTACGGTGCAACCTTCCGACTTGGCCAAACTGGCGCTCATCTCTAATCTGGCGGCCATGCTGGCGAAGCGGCAGAAATACGTCGATGACCCCAGCGTATTGGTCAACATGATTCTCTGGATCGGGGCTATCTGTTTTCTGGTTATCCTGACCAGTACGTCGACGGCGCTGATGCTCGGCGCTACCTGTTTCCTGCTTATGTACATTGGGCGGGTGCCAGTAAAATACCTCGTCATCATGGTATGCGTCTGTGTGTTCTTTGGCGGTGTCGGGCTGTTTTTCGGGCAGCGGTTCGGTACAGCCAGCAATCGGATCAAGAATTTTACCAGCTCGGAAACGGTTGGTTTTCAGGTTAAGCAATCGTATATCGCCCTGGCCAACGGTGGGCTGACGGGGCAGGGGCCGGGCAATAGTCACCAGCGCAACATCCTGCCGTTTCCCTTCTCCGACTTTATTTTCGCCATCATCATCGAAGAGTACGGGCTGCTGTTCGGCGGTATTCCGGTCGTGCTGGCTTATCTATGGTTTCTCTGGCGAGGTATAAAAACCATCGACCAGACAACCCGGCCGTTTGGCGGGCTGCTTGCAGCCGGGTTAACCTTCAGCCTTGTTATCCAGGCGTTTGCCAGTATGTGCGTCGCGATCGGGCTGGCACCCGTAACGGGGCAGCCCCTGCCGCTGCTTAGTATGGGCGGCACATCGCTGGTCTTCACCGGACTTGCTTTCGGTATTGTGCTGAGTGTCAGTCGGGAGCAGGTCGATGAACGGGCAATCGTAGAAAAGAAATAA
- the murG gene encoding undecaprenyldiphospho-muramoylpentapeptide beta-N-acetylglucosaminyltransferase, producing the protein MNVIISGGGTGGHIYPAIAIANELKTIDPTTRLLFVGAEGKMEMEKVPRAGYEIIGLPVVGIRRELTLANLLFPIKLGRSLLKAQEIVRDFRPDVAVGVGGYASGPLLLAASLKGVPTLIQEQNSYAGLTNKVLARWAKRICVAYPGMSTFFPADKIRLTGNPVRSDIQQADSQVTAGRQFFGLDANRPTLLVIGGSQGARTINESMEAGLSRFVEAGVQVVWQTGTGFIDRARQAVTALGSPLIRAYDFIYEMDKAYAVADAVVSRAGALSVSELALVGRPAILVPFPQASEDHQTKNAMSLVDRKAALLVRDQDARQQLVGAALDLLANESQRKQLSAELKQLGKPNAARDIAEEVRKLAQ; encoded by the coding sequence ATGAATGTAATCATTAGCGGGGGTGGTACCGGAGGGCATATTTATCCCGCCATTGCCATTGCCAATGAGTTAAAAACCATCGACCCGACCACCAGACTGCTGTTTGTCGGTGCGGAAGGCAAGATGGAAATGGAGAAAGTCCCCCGCGCTGGCTACGAAATTATCGGCCTGCCGGTGGTGGGCATCCGGCGCGAGTTGACGCTGGCTAACCTGCTTTTCCCGATTAAACTGGGCCGTAGTCTGTTGAAGGCGCAGGAAATCGTGCGCGACTTCCGCCCCGATGTGGCGGTGGGTGTGGGTGGTTATGCCAGTGGCCCGCTGTTGCTGGCGGCATCGCTGAAAGGGGTACCGACGCTGATTCAGGAGCAAAACTCGTATGCCGGTCTGACCAATAAAGTACTGGCGCGCTGGGCAAAACGCATTTGTGTCGCTTACCCCGGCATGAGCACTTTTTTTCCGGCTGATAAAATCCGGCTGACCGGCAATCCGGTTCGTAGCGATATCCAACAGGCCGATAGTCAGGTAACCGCCGGTCGGCAGTTTTTCGGTCTGGATGCCAACCGACCAACGTTGCTGGTGATTGGTGGTAGTCAGGGCGCACGTACGATCAACGAAAGTATGGAAGCCGGACTAAGCCGGTTTGTGGAGGCAGGTGTGCAGGTTGTCTGGCAAACGGGAACTGGCTTCATCGATCGTGCCCGGCAGGCTGTTACTGCGCTGGGGTCACCGCTGATCCGGGCCTACGACTTCATTTACGAAATGGACAAAGCCTACGCTGTTGCCGATGCCGTGGTGTCGCGGGCGGGGGCGTTGTCGGTGTCGGAACTTGCGTTGGTGGGTCGGCCAGCGATTCTGGTGCCCTTTCCGCAGGCGTCGGAAGATCATCAGACCAAGAACGCCATGAGCCTGGTCGATCGGAAGGCGGCTCTACTGGTGCGTGATCAGGACGCCCGGCAACAGTTGGTTGGCGCGGCACTAGACCTGCTGGCTAACGAATCCCAGCGTAAACAGCTGAGCGCTGAATTGAAACAATTAGGAAAACCAAATGCCGCCCGCGACATCGCGGAGGAAGTACGCAAACTCGCGCAATGA